AGTTTGGCAGGTTGGTTTTAAAAACAGTCTCGTTGTTTACGTCTTGTCCCGTGGTTTGAGTAAACGTCACATAAGAGTCAAGCCAAGAGGTATACAGATCCTTGTCGACAAAACTGAGCTTGTTGAAGTCTTCCATACAGCGCCCTAGCTCAGATCTTCTGCACTGGTCCCAGTAGGGAAACTCCTCAGTCACTACCACCATGACGTTTGGGCCGTAACTGGAAAAGTACTTCTTCTCGTCGTCATAGAACATGATTACGTAGGAGTCGTCTGCTGCTAGATGTTTCATTTCGATCCCCTGTTCCAAAAGGAAGCATCCGTAAATCCCAGCAGCGAGATACCCAAGATACAGGAATATCACACACACCTTGGTCGGTGTCTTGGTAAGAATGGGGCCGTAGTACTTTTTGAAGAAATGATTAACCGGCTGCTCTTTCTCAGTGCCAGTCTGCCGGTCAAAGTCTCCTCCTGTGCAGCAGAGGGCGTAAGCCTTGGATCTACCCGCCGGACTCTCGAGTGGGATCCTCAAGCAGGTCAGCCAGTGTCGGTTCCCTGCTTCTCGCCTCCCGTTGAGGGCCAGAAAGCCTCCGAAGAAGGTGATgttgtacaggaaacagaataTAATGGCCGTGCTGGTGTACAGGCAGAAGACCCGGACGGACGCGAAGTCGCTCGTGAGGCCGATGTAGAAGCCCAGCACGTTGGTGAGCGTCGTGATGGTAATGGACATGGCGGCTTCTTTATAAGTGTCTGCCATTCGCTTCGCAACACTGTCTCTGACGTCGGTCTGCTGCCAGTTGGCCAGCATGATGAACATATCGTCAACACCGATGCCTGAAAGGCAGAGACAGTTCGAACAGTTAACCAAATGTAGTTTGAGGACAACTCATTTCAAAACATCTGGAGCATGAGCCATTTCTGACATTCCCTCTACCCAAGCAGCAAGTCATTTCAGTGAAATTAATGAGTTCGTTTACATTCATTTAGATCTTAAACTTTCAACactatccaaaaaaaaataaagttttttaagGTGAGACATATCGGGTCAAAATCAAAAACAGCTGATTGTTGGAGAGGCTTCTGCTgaataaatatgcataaatgTGCATAATTATCCAAAATAAAATCCTAGtcttttgatgtattttatttaaaatcatttatttattgtctagACAAGAAAATACAacgcactgtaaaaaaaaaaaagaaaaagaaaaagtgtgtaaagtgtgtgtgtgtgtgtgtgtgtgtgtgtgtgtgtgtgtgtgtgtgtgtgtgtgtgtgtgtgtgcgggtcaGGAAGCTTTCCAGAGATATATCACATGATGTGATTGTGAATTGGGCGGAGCTTAAAGATTCACATAATATGGTAGTCATAAGTCATAAGTcaaatcttattattattattattattattattattattattattattattttaatatgagTACAtgatgtttttgtactgaataTTTCTGTACCTTACCCAGAATTAAGAAAGGCGAGTTAGCCACGGTTATGACGAACGGCACTCCGGCATACAGCAACAGGCCAAAACTGCTGATGACGGCCAGTCCGGCAGAAAGGACACCCACAAACGCCACCCACAGCCTGTTCCTCACGTTGTCCAGTctaacagacagatagagaacaCATCAAATACTGCATCCGCATGAAGAATTCTCGAATCTCATGGGTCAGAAGGTGCCGATTGGTTTTCTGTTACAGCAGCTGACAGTAGTTCAGGTTTAAATGAACCCGCTCATCGTCGTTTcctattgtttctatagtaacggggcagtggtggcttggcggttaaagctggggttcaagctgccactgtcggGCCTTCGAGCAAGGCCCTGTTCTGTTtacatggaaggagtctccagtgtcagcgcagAGGACATAGAGTGTGTGGTTTCTCGGTAGCATACTGTAACAAGCCGTACCGACTTTTTCGCCTCGGCGaattcaagagagaaaaaagacacggtggtgagggaacgaccgAGAGCAGGAACCAACCTCTCGTGGCTGTTCCGCGTATATCCTGGACCAGAGGATGTGAATAGACTTTGTGAATTGGGGAAACATATAGTGAGACGTAATTATACAGTTTTCCTTCGAGATTGTGAAAAACAATCGTTTCGCCTCTCATGATGTTAATGTGAGTGTGTACCGTGTGTGCTCCTCATATCTCTCTACTTCCTTCTCGTCAACGGCACACGCGTGCTTGGTGAACATTCCGCGCACTGATTTGGTCGCGGGGAGATCTCGACAGAATTCGGAGGTGCTCTCAAAAACTTACCGCATACACGATATTATGGAGAACAGGATTGCAAGGACGTAGGTGATGGAGAAAAACGGGAGGCCATCGGTAGTGTGTTTCTGCACCTCCTCCTGCCTGGACAGTGAGGTAAAGTGAGATATCtggaagggggaggggggggaggagcaaaaaacaagtaaataaaaacatattttaaacacCTTTTATTTTCAGCTGGGCTCAAATCTTTAACGTGGCACTTTAATGTTTCACTTCTTAATACACAGTGAGGAAGGAATTAAACACGGCAGGGCGTGCAGTTATACTGGAGGAAAACAACACGGTGGTGTGACGTGTGTGAAGCAGGGTTACTCTCCCCAACCCCGTGTAACGTCCTTTCGTAACGATGGCACGTTCTTTTACTTATTACGGAACGAcctgtactttttatccgtctACGGTCGCATTTTATAAaagttcttcttttgtttttttctcgcTTGAAGTCGATAAGCCGGGGAGGAGAGAAAATCCAGCTCGTCGTGAACAACGGTCGTTGCTAAGCACCGATGCTGGACGACATCCCCTCGCCGGAAACGTCACCACATCGACAGTTAcgtgcgcttttttttttaaaaaaaagaaacaaacatccgTGTATGTCGAATGTTCACCGTATACGTCGCTGTGAATGTAtcgctgttactatggaaacgatactATATTAgaatgagagcattaatataaacttgtgttaTGGAAAATTACTCAGcgccttagtggttagcacgttcgcctcacacctccagggtcgggggttcgattcacaccgtggccctgtgtgtgtgtgcggagtttgcatgttctccccgtgctgcgggggtttcctccgggtactccggtttcctcccccagtccaaacacatgcacggtagtctgattggcgtgtctaaagtgtccgtagtgtatgaatgggtgtgtgagtgtgtacgtgattgtgccctgtgatgaattggcaccctgtccagggtgtaccccgcctcgtgcccgattctccctgggattggctccaggttccctgcgaccctgataaaggagtaagcggtacaAGATGGATGATAATTCGTTCATTATTTTGTCTCTCGGCATCGTCTGTATCATACCTTGACTTTCTTGTTGTTTGCTTCGGCATGAAGGACGTGATGGAATTCTCTCAGCCAGTCGTTGGAACCGGAGATATTTTTCAGAAAGTAGAAAAGTCTGATCGCTTGGGCCTTCTGAATCGTATTTCCAGATGTTTCCACACCACCGAGTTCAGAGCCGAGGAAGATGAGACCGCCTCTGAAAGCGTACGTTGGAAACGTTATATTCATCTGTCCGATTTTGTCTGCGTTGTTTTCAGAGATGTCTATTATGGCGTTGCTGACGCACTCTCCATCCACGGTGGTGCACAGATCCTTGAAGCCTACGTCTGTCTGTCCGACCTTCACCAGAAGACCGGTCACTACGTTGTTAATACGAACGACTTCTTCGAAAGGACTCTCTGTGAGAATGTTGTCTCCGTTTTCAGTAGACAGGACGGTTATTGCGTACTTCCCTTCGGCGTAGAGTCTTTGGCTTGAGAACATGGAGTCGTTAATTGGGAAATTCTTCATCACGAAAAGCCTGGCTTCCTTCGACGATCCGTTGATGGGTGTGAACTGGTTCTCTATGTCATTATCCTCGAGCTCGGCGAGAAAAAGCAGGCCTCCGCCGAACGCCAAGGACATGAGAAGAGGAACGATGATGAACCACTCAGGAGAAGAACCCACCACATGCCCGAGCTTCTCAAAGAGCCTGGAGAAAGGCTTCTCGATGCAGTCGGTCCGAAAGCGCGGCATGACGCTCTGAGAGGAATGACGACGTCGAGCAGTGTAGAGCGATCCGGATCGATGTCCTTTATATAGGCTTTATCTGTCTATAACCCGGCCTCTTTTGGAAGGAACAACAGGGAAGTATTTTCATTAAATGAATCACTTTGTAAGTTCATAGgacacaaaaatatcacactcagtgtttttccccctctctataTTTCCTCAAGATCTCTTGAGTACTGTAATAAAAGTGGTCTAAAGGTCTGATCATATTAACGCTGAGCTAAATAAGGAAGGCATTTCTAAACACGGCGCACTTTTGGACGTTTACTTCACTTTCCGCTCCTTACCGATTTAGAAACCTGCACGGATCGCGGCGTCTTTTCCGACGAATTTGATAACGGATCATTTCTGCGTTCTATTACGGGATGTTCGCAGGTATCTCGCTTTTAATGGAACCCAGGAGCTCCCAAACTAGGCGTCGTGCCCTTGTGAGGTCGTGCGGTTTACAACAAGGGTCGAATCCCCTGTTATGTTTTATTCGGAGTTTGAATTTACAACTCCAAAATTTCATGTCTGTGTTGTCATATCGTTTTGTACACGGTCCCTTACAAATAAATGTAGACTTAGACTTTTCTCAAGGACATCTGTAAATCTCcgtgacgtttttttttctttttcctgcacTTATTCGCCGTCGCTTTGTGAATGACATGAGTGCCCCTTTACTTAATTTgctttttcgtgtgtgtgttctttcctGGTGAGTTGAAATCTCAATTACAGCAGAATAATACCTGCGTCCTTTGCCGGTTAAGATTAGCATAGATTCGTTGGATTCGTAAGAGTAGCTATCTTCTTCGAAGCCCCGACAGGTTCGTTCACGTCCCGC
This genomic window from Ictalurus punctatus breed USDA103 chromosome 1, Coco_2.0, whole genome shotgun sequence contains:
- the LOC108256474 gene encoding patched domain-containing protein 3, which codes for MPRFRTDCIEKPFSRLFEKLGHVVGSSPEWFIIVPLLMSLAFGGGLLFLAELEDNDIENQFTPINGSSKEARLFVMKNFPINDSMFSSQRLYAEGKYAITVLSTENGDNILTESPFEEVVRINNVVTGLLVKVGQTDVGFKDLCTTVDGECVSNAIIDISENNADKIGQMNITFPTYAFRGGLIFLGSELGGVETSGNTIQKAQAIRLFYFLKNISGSNDWLREFHHVLHAEANNKKVKISHFTSLSRQEEVQKHTTDGLPFFSITYVLAILFSIISCMRLDNVRNRLWVAFVGVLSAGLAVISSFGLLLYAGVPFVITVANSPFLILGIGVDDMFIMLANWQQTDVRDSVAKRMADTYKEAAMSITITTLTNVLGFYIGLTSDFASVRVFCLYTSTAIIFCFLYNITFFGGFLALNGRREAGNRHWLTCLRIPLESPAGRSKAYALCCTGGDFDRQTGTEKEQPVNHFFKKYYGPILTKTPTKVCVIFLYLGYLAAGIYGCFLLEQGIEMKHLAADDSYVIMFYDDEKKYFSSYGPNVMVVVTEEFPYWDQCRRSELGRCMEDFNKLSFVDKDLYTSWLDSYVTFTQTTGQDVNNETVFKTNLPNFFNRVPEFGQDVNIVNGTIVASRFFVQTINIVNAAMEITMFNELRNTAEYCRAANLLVFHPMFIYLDQYTVIVSSTVQNVAVTAAVMLVISLILIPNPLCSLWVTFSIGSVITGVSGFMALWSVNLDSISMIILVVCIGFTVDFSAHISYSFVSSKQETANERAIDALFCLGYPILQGALSTIIGVLVLAGSKNHIFRTFFKIMFLVMVFGLLHGIVFIPVFLTCFSCVSNKRPDDRKTCDEESSGRSTETRQTQIYVTQNSNRWSGGTWDPDCP